Proteins co-encoded in one Lagopus muta isolate bLagMut1 chromosome 25, bLagMut1 primary, whole genome shotgun sequence genomic window:
- the GPR179 gene encoding probable G-protein coupled receptor 179: MLLQGNDLREASVAEDVEWYQALTRSLAGGHPWARRSLLALDAHPAAPSPRLVLQATAVDGEIHLRDVSAPGNRSSDGEWVAELRERRGPPLRKRVLSNDLRSMETPKWRRGDGYVAGPGHVRWSQPFLECRDGKFVPVWAVALSAAFYGLKPDLSPEFKGAVRVDIELRDVGIDQCDSGTGWFAGTHRCDLNSTQCVPQQNRGFVLGQYACRCKPGFYGLSGGAVPPEDAARLACRRCREGCANCRDDAPCEVQEDRALRAAVLCCQACCMLAVFLCMLLAYHCRRSKRIRASGVVLLETILFGSLLLYFPVFILYFKPSTFRCIALRWVRVLGFAIVYGTITLKLYRVLRAFLVRAAQRVSYTASGRVLRALGLLLLPPLWFLAAWTVAALENVGRNVPLVVRAQTARGLNFSVCSHDRWDYMMVVAELLLLLWGSALCWAARAVPSAFHEPRYMGIALHNELLLSAAFHAVRFIAVPSLHPDWMLLLCFAHTHGTVTVTLGLLFVPKFLHAGSPLREEIAAEVYEDEVDARRSGLSSSIASAWSERSFDPDDIREELKQLYAQLETLRTRRMAARNPHLPASPPARSSGSRRSSSKRPHDGTGGGGREGGGQLRSRSSEHPAQDAAAGGCAEPSDNESLCAAPLLPRSASAQQLGGHGQPTRLRAVLLQKSLSAGAGAVTPSSAPSEQEGVSLCTAATPAAATPPAPLPDGGPPRDASPPADSKGTKSVTYAPVKSVSADGPHPTGRVRVVVKRTPPPPPVRYQSLPHRHGDKAEPPRPPEGTAAKPASPPSGLRSAPPIPAEVCPWELLQEEMLRQKQNSGESPTSDPPGDTAGIPPSLKPPPQKAFRSLGFAIRAINRSRAKRSLKGSRESSDLKRGREQEEGGGGGQPGLVETPPPPPAGSSPDPNLWDGDVDPSQCIATSSASETPMMGDSEGTAEGQKDGAAGGGTGAGEGLISPSVAMQPSGIDALCVAQSAGSAGPRAEVCPWEALSAPGGSASQQEGTGGVLTVGSSPMKGLGKGGSQPAAWGGGSEGLPTRSRSAEVGVSPWDTERGAGGQGGAQLDVCRVLKGDGKPGWRGTEEHRAQQAERGGGLGGRGDTRISAVSTERGNAEPRKSQSAEICPWEGQGGSGVSKAEICPWEEQGGSGGSKEEICPWESQGGLGGNKAEICPWEEQEGSGVSKAEICPWESQGGSAGSKAEICPQEGQGGSGGSKAEICPWEGQGGSGGSKAEICPWEEQEGPGVNKAEICPWESQGGPGGSKEEICPWETATPPVEQLRMKLSSGGAAKRITRQAALVSPARSVESMGVSRSAESPKAEICPWETLGSSGGREEICPWEGAAPPSDKGELREAQEGASGGGKGAAARRGLQKERGGNVSAKQRGSGEREAVCPWESAELCTLRGQEPRARDKAEICPWEEDLEEGAPGKAKSLGDSRAAGMGSSQREAVCPWESVGAEEPALSTATGKEGSRKRESAESRAAVCPWEAAEPGAGQESCSPGEQPRRAAPVGVREHRALRRILPAAPGRAHTAQQHRGPSTAEVCPWEAEEGPEAPSSPTLGAVAVCRGEKSPGEGERDAGASSAEVCPWDCE, encoded by the exons atgctgctgcagggcaaCGACCTCCGCGAGGCCAGCGTGGCCGAGGACGTGGAATGGTACCAGGCGTTGACGCGCAGCCTGGCGGGGGGGCACCCATGGGCGCGCCGCTCCCTGCTGGCCCTGGACGCCCACCCGGCTGCCCCTTCCCCCCGCCTGGTGCTGCAAGCCACGGCCGTCGACGGGGAGATCCACCTTCGGGACGTGTCCGCGCCGGGGAACCGCAGCTCGGACGGCGAATGGGTGGCGGAGCTGCGGGAACGGCGCGGTCCTCCGCTCCGCAAACGGGTGCTGAGCAACGACCTGCGCTCCATGGAGACCCCCAAGTGGCGGCGGGGCGATGGGTACGTGGCGGGGCCGGGCCACGTGCGGTGGTCGCAGCCATTCCTCGAGTGCCGAGATGGGAAATTCGTCCCCGTTTGGGCCGTCGCTCTGTCTGCTGCCTTCTATGGGCTGAAGCCCGACCTCAGCCCCGAGTTCAA GGGAGCCGTGCGGGTGGACATCGAGCTGCGGGATGTGGGCATCGATCAATGCGACAGCGGGACGGGGTGGTTCGCGGGCACCCACCGCTGCGACCTCAACAGCACCCAG TGCGTCCCGCAGCAGAACCGCGGCTTCGTGTTGGGGCAGTACGCGTGTCGCTGCAAGCCGGGCTTCTACGGGCTCAGCGGCGGGGCAG TGCCGCCTGAGGATGCCGCTCGCTTGGCGTGCCGCCGGTGCCGGGAGGGCTGTGCGAACTGCCGGGACGATGCGCCCTGTGAGGTGCAGGAGGATCGCGCGTTGCGTGCGgccgtgctgtgctgccaggcGTGCTGCATGCTGGCCGTGTTCCTCTGCATGCTGCTCGCTTATCACTGCCGGCGGAGCAAG AGGATCCGGGCGTCGGGCGTTGTGCTCCTGGAGACGATCCTCTTCGGGTCGCTGCTGCTCTACTTCCCT GTCTTCATCCTCTACTTCAAGCCCAGCACCTTCCGCTGCATCGCTCTGCGCTGGGTTCGCGTGCTGGGCTTCGCCATCGTGTACGGCACCATCACCCTAAAACTGTACAG GGTGCTGAGGGCGTTCCTGGTCCGTGCAGCGCAGCGTGTGTCCTACACGGCCAGCGGGCGCGTGTTGCgggctctggggctgctgctgctgcccccgCTGTGGTTTCTGGCAGCGTGGACCGTGGCAGCGTTGGAGAACGTCGGCCGGAACGTCCCGCTGGTGGTCCGTGCGCAGACTGCCCGAGGGCTGAACTTCTCCGTCTGCAGCCACGACCGCTGGGATTACATGATGGTGGTCG CcgagctgctgctcctgctgtggggcagcgcGCTGTGCTGGGCTGCGCGCGCGGTGCCTTCCGCCTTCCACGAGCCGCGCTATATGGGCATCGCGCTGCACAATGAGCTGCTCCTCTCGGCCGCTTTCCACGCCGTCAG GTTCATCGCGGTGCCGTCGCTGCACCCCGactggatgctgctgctctgcttcgCCCACACCCACGGCACCGTCACCGTCACCCTGGGGCTGCTTTTTGTCCCCAAG TTCCTGCACGCCGGATCGCCGCTGCGGGAGGAGATCGCGGCGGAGGTGTACGAGGATGAGGTGGACGCGCGGCGCTCcgggctgagcagcagcatcgCGTCCGCATGGAGCGAGCGCAGCTTCGACCCCGATGACATCCGG GAGGAGCTGAAGCAGCTGTACGCGCAGCTGGAGACGCTGCGGACGAGGCGGATGGCGGCCCGCAACCCGCACCTCCCCGCGTCGCCCCCGGCCCGCAGCTCCGGCAGCCGCCGCTCTTCGTCCAAACGGCCGCACGACGGTACCGGCGGGGGGGGACGGGAGGGGGGCGGCCAGCTCCGATCCCGCAGCTCCGAGCATCCGGCACAGGACGCGGCGGCGGGGGGCTGCGCGGAGCCTTCCGACAACGAATCTCTGTGCGCCGCTCCGCTGCTGCCCAGATCGGCCAGCGCCCAGCAGCTCGGGGGGCACGGGCAGCCCACCCGGCTCCGCGCGGTGCTTCTGCAGAAGTCGCTGAGCGCCGGTGCGGGCGCGGTCACCCCGTCCTCGGCACCCTCGGAGCAGGAAGGGGTGTCCCTCTGCACCGCCGCAACCCCGGCCGCTGCcaccccccccgccccgctgccGGACGGGGGTCCCCCCCGTGATGCTTCCCCCCCGGCTGACAGCAAGGGGACGAAAAGCGTCACTTACGCGCCCGTTAAAAGCGTCAGCGCGGACGGCCCCCATCCCACGGGGCGGGTGCGCGTGGTGGTGAAGAGGAcccccccgcctccccccgTGCGCTACCAGAGCCTCCCGCACCGCCACGGGGACAAGGCGGAGCCTCCGAGGCCGCCTGAGGGGACGGCAGCGAAACCCGCGTCCCCCCCGTCGGGGTTGCGCTCCGCTCCCCCCATCCCCGCCGAGGTTTGTCCgtgggagctgctccaggaggaGATGCTGAGGCAAAAGCAGAATAGCGGCGAATCTCCGACCTCCGACCCCCCCGGGGACACGGCGGGGATCCCCCCCAGCCTCAAGCCGCCCCCACAAAAGGCTTTCAGAAGTTTGGGGTTCGCCATCAGAGCCATCAACCGCTCCAGAGCGAAACGCAGCctgaaaggaagcagagagagCAGCGATCTGAAACGGGGACGTGAGCAGGAGGAGGGTGGCGGGGGGGGGCAGCCCGGTCTGGTAGAGacccccccgccgcccccagcagggagcagcccagATCCCAAcctgtgggatggggatgtggaCCCCTCTCAGTGCATCGCCACCAGCTCTGCATCTGAGACCCCAATGATGGGGGACAGCGAGGGGACGGCAGAGGGACAGAAGGATGGTGCTGCCGGGGGGGGCACAGGTGCTGGTGAGGGTCTGATATCACCCTCGGTGGCCATGCAGCCCTCTGGCATTGATGCCCTGTGTGTAGCACAGAGTGCAGGGAGCGCGGGGCCGAGGGCTGAGGTCTGTCCCTGGGAAGCACTGAGTGCCCCGGGGGGGTCTGCGTCCCAGCAGGAGGGAACCGGGGGGGTCCTAACGGTGGGAAGCAGCCCTATGAAGGGGCTGGGGAAGGGTGGCAGCCAGCCTGctgcttgggggggggggagcgagGGGCTGCCCACCAGGAGCAGGAGTGCAGAGGTGGGGGTCTCCCCATGGGACACAgagaggggggctggggggcagggaggagcGCAGCTGGATGTGTGCAGGGTTCTCAAAGGGGACGGCAAACCCGGGTGGAGGGGGACCgaggagcacagagcacagcaggctgagaggggtgggggtctgggggggcgCGGGGACACCCGGATCTCTGCAGTGAGCACTGAGAGGGGGAATGCTGAGCCAAGGAAATCCCAGAGTGCAGAGATCTGCCCCTGGGAGGGACAGGGGGGATCAGGGGTCAGCAAAGCAGAGATCTGCCCTTGGGAGGAACAGGGGGGATCAGGGGGGAGCAAAGAGGAGATCTGTCCTTGGGAAAGTCAGGGGGGGTTAGGAGGGAACAAAGCAGAGATCTGCCCTTGGGAGGAACAGGAGGGATCAGgagtcagcaaagcagaaatctgcCCCTGGGAGAGTCAAGGTGGGTCAGCGGggagcaaagcagaaatctgcCCTCAAGAAGGACAGGGGGGGTCGGGGGGGAGCAAAGCTGAAATCTGCCCTTGGGAAGGACAGGGTGGATCAGGTGGGAGCAAAGCAGAGATCTGCCCTTGGGAGGAACAGGAGGGGCCAGGGGtcaacaaagcagaaatctgcCCCTGGGAGAGTCAGGGGGGGCCAGGGGGGAGCAAAGAGGAGATCTGCCCCTGGGAAACGGCCACCCCCcctgtggagcagctgaggatgAAGCTGAGCTCTGGGGGGGCTGCGAAGCGCATCACACGTCAGGCAGCTCTCGTCAGCCCTGCAAGGTCCGTGGAGAGCATGGGGGTGTCCCGCAGTGCTGAGAGCCCAAAGGCAGAGATCTGCCCTTGGGAGACCCTGGGGAGCTCCGGGGGCAGAGAGGAAATTTGCCCCTGGGAGGGGGCTGCTCCCCCATCTGATAAAGGGGAACTGAGAGAAGCCCAGGAAGGCGCATCGGGAGGGGGCAAAGGCGCTGCTGCACGTCGGGGTCTGCAGAAAGAGAGGGGAGGAAACGTGTCTGCAAAGCAAAGGGGCAGTGGGGAACGTGAGGCCGTGTGCCCCTGGGAGAGCGCAGAGCTCTGCACATTGAGGGGTCAGGAGCCAAGAGCCAGGGATAAAGCTGAGATCTGCCCTTGGGAGGAAGATTTGGAGGAAGGAGCTCCGGGGAAGGCAAAGAGCCTGGGTGAttccagagctgcagggatggggagcagcCAACGTGAGGCTGTGTGCCCCTGGGAGAGCGTGGGGGCAGAGGAGCCAGCGCTGAGCACGGCAACGGGGAAGGAAGGATCCAGAAAGCGTGAGAGcgcagagagcagagctgccgTCTGCccctgggaagcagcagagccCGGTGCtgggcaggagagctgcagccctggagaACAGCCCAGGAGAGCGGCCCCTGTTGGGGTCAGGGAGCACCGGGCGCTGCGCCGCATCCTGCCTGCGGCACCGGGGCGAGCTCAcacggcacagcagcacagggggcccagcacagctgaggtCTGTCCCTGGGAAGCCGAGGAGGGTCCGGAAGCCCCCAGCAGCCCAACCCTGGGAGCGGTTGCTGTGTGCCGTGGGGAGAAAAGCCCTGGGGAGGGTGAGAGGGATGCAGGAGCGTCCAGCGCTGAGGTCTGCCCGTGGGACTGTGAGTAG
- the MRPL45 gene encoding 39S ribosomal protein L45, mitochondrial encodes MAAAMAVGLSRLGRGAMESLLHPPRAIPACLVVPVRTKRRLFVPEWARELPPEEKQKRLQSLGRTFPEDRMERAFYLACTASIIDPYVPPEGDARMTSLSKDGLKQRMEKLKQTAASQLALRKVKDHDPNFSTKTFPEMAQEIYVEAHNSLANFNKQKLHSLVTERCYPDMVRGNRYKTIRWSFVESLEPPRVVHIRCTSIVNQGNLYGQVTVRMHSRQTLAIYDRFGRLMYGGEQLPKDVLEYVVFERYLVNPYGAWRMHGKIVPAWAPPKDPIVKTVMIPGPALDPSQEYEEMK; translated from the exons GCCATGGAATCACTGCTCCATCCCCCCAGAGCCATTCCAGCCTGCCTCGTTGTCCCTGTGAGGACGAAGCGGAGACTTTTTGTCCCTGAATGGGCCCGGGAGCTGCCCcctgaagagaagcagaagaggcTGCAGTCCTTGGGCAGAACGTTTCCTGAGGATCGCATGGAACGGGCCTTCTACTTGGCCTGCACAG CCAGTATCATAGACCCTTACGTCCCTCCTGAGGGCGATGCCCGCATGACTTCCCTGTCCAAAGATGGGCTGAAGCAAAGAATGGAGAAGCTGAAGCAGACTGCTGCCTCTCAGTTAGC cCTGCGGAAGGTAAAGGATCACGATCCAAATTTCAGCACTAAAACTTTCCCAGAGATGGCACAGGAGATCTATGTTGAAGCTCACAACAGTCTGGCAAA TTTCAACAAGCAGAAACTTCACTCCCTGGTCACAGAGCGCTGCTACCCG GACATGGTCCGTGGCAACAGGTACAAAACCATCCGGTGGAGCTTTGTGGAGTCACTGGAGCCTCCACGAGTGGTTCACATCCGATGCACCAGCATTGTGAACCAGGGCAACCTGTACGGGCAGGTGACGGTGCGGATGCACAGCAGGCAG ACTTTGGCCATCTACGACCGCTTTGGGAGGCTGATGTACGGCGGGGAGCAGCTGCCCAAGGATGTTCTGGAATACGTTGTGTTTGAGAGGTACTTGGTCAACCCGTACGGCGCGTGGAGGATGCACGGCAAGATCGTCCCAGCGTGGGCTCCACCAAAGGACCCCATTGTGAAG ACGGTGATGATTCCTGGCCCAGCCTTGGATCCCTCACAAGAGTATGAGGAAATGAAGTAG